A section of the Streptomyces sp. NBC_01591 genome encodes:
- the eccCa gene encoding type VII secretion protein EccCa produces MSQIVVKRPPRALPPEVPMDELTLEAPPELPRGQQEGMLMQILPVLGMGSSVVFFFSPQAPPFMRIMGVLMLVSTVGMVVAQLVRYRRGTQGQMADVRRDYLKYLAQTRRTVRRTARSQRDVQLYLQPAPEQLWSVVAEGSRVWERRVGDKDFGQVRVGLGAQQLATPLIAPDTAPVDELEPMCAGAMQRFLAVHGSLDGLPMAVSMRAFYHVTVSGQPEAAQSAARALVAQLVTLHSPEDLMVAVVAARGAVERWDWAKWLPHLQLPGQVDGAGTKRLFGDDLGELEQLLASRLEGRPRFGRESQPVLDQPHVVVVLDGGIVPPDSLFAAAEGLQGVTIVEVVPGELDEPRGGLSVVVRPGLLRLESGAGMVYEGVPDGMSLPAAEALARQLAPLRMGGGDDDEPLLANLDFTDLLNLGDAGSVDVARTWRPRSVSERLRVPIGIGEDGQPVMLDLKEAAQDGMGPHGLCVGATGSGKSELLRTLVLGLAVTHSSETLNFVLADFKGGATFAGMSHMPHVAAVITNLADDLTLVDRMGDAIRGELQRRQELLRSAGNYANIHDYEKARAAGAALEPLASLVLVIDEFSELLTAKPDFIDMFIQIGRIGRSLGVHLLLASQRLEEGKLRGLDTYLSYRIGLRTFSAAESRTALGVPDAYHLPSVPGSGYLKFGTDEMTRFKAAYVSGTYRTGGPDLSVGALPIERRPALFSALEVPVVYAAPDPAHLVAARAGSDDDALADTVLDVIVRRLEGQGVPAHQVWLPPLDRAPTLDQLLPGLAPAAERGFTATEYTRPGGLTAPLGLIDKPFEQRREVLYQDFSGAAGHMMVVGGPQSGKSTLVRTLISSFALTHTPHEVQFYGLDFGGGGLVSLADLPHVGGMASRLDPERVRRTVAEVAGVLNRREEFFRAHSIDSIATYRRRRALGELPGEPWGDVFLVVDGWGGFRSEYENLEQVVTDIASRGLGYGIHVVITAARYMEVRAALKDQILGRLELRLGDVMDSEFDRKVAANVPAGVPGRGQVAQKLHFMGALPRIDGSSSAADLSEGTAAFVGTVKTNWAGPAAPAVRLLPRKLPADQLPKGFEFPQRGIAIGIDETALEPVFVDFETDPFFLVFGESESGKTNLLRLIAKQISERYSPDEAKLVVGDYRRGLLGALPEGHLLEYAPMASSMQMHMEALAGVFARRQPPTDVTPQQLRDRSWWTGPQIFIIVDDYDLVATNAGNPLAPLAEYLPFARDTGVRFVIARNSAGASRSMYEAFMQRIKELGAQGVVLSGDPGEGDLIGTVRGHAMPPGRGYFASRRRGNPLVQIGRLPEQR; encoded by the coding sequence GTGAGCCAGATCGTCGTGAAACGACCTCCGCGGGCCCTGCCGCCGGAAGTCCCCATGGACGAGTTGACGTTGGAGGCCCCTCCCGAGCTGCCCCGCGGGCAGCAGGAGGGCATGCTGATGCAGATCCTGCCGGTGCTCGGCATGGGTTCGTCGGTGGTCTTCTTCTTCTCGCCGCAGGCACCTCCGTTCATGCGGATCATGGGTGTTCTGATGCTGGTCTCGACCGTCGGGATGGTGGTCGCGCAGCTGGTCCGCTATCGCCGCGGTACGCAGGGGCAAATGGCCGATGTCCGGCGCGACTACCTCAAGTACCTGGCGCAGACCCGGCGTACGGTGCGCCGGACGGCGCGCTCCCAGCGGGATGTGCAGCTGTATCTGCAGCCCGCTCCGGAGCAGTTGTGGTCGGTGGTCGCCGAGGGCAGCCGGGTGTGGGAACGGCGCGTCGGCGACAAGGACTTCGGGCAGGTCCGGGTGGGGCTCGGGGCGCAGCAGCTGGCCACCCCGCTGATCGCTCCCGACACCGCTCCGGTGGATGAGCTGGAGCCGATGTGCGCGGGTGCGATGCAGCGGTTCCTCGCCGTGCACGGGTCGTTGGACGGGCTGCCGATGGCCGTGTCGATGCGGGCGTTCTACCACGTGACGGTCTCCGGTCAGCCGGAGGCGGCGCAGTCGGCCGCGCGGGCGCTGGTCGCCCAGCTGGTGACGCTGCACTCCCCCGAGGACCTGATGGTCGCCGTGGTGGCGGCGCGGGGTGCGGTGGAGCGCTGGGACTGGGCGAAGTGGCTGCCGCATCTGCAGCTGCCGGGGCAGGTCGACGGGGCCGGTACGAAGCGGCTGTTCGGGGACGACCTGGGTGAGCTGGAGCAGTTGCTGGCGAGCCGGCTGGAAGGACGGCCGCGGTTCGGCCGGGAGAGTCAGCCGGTGCTGGACCAGCCGCACGTCGTGGTGGTGCTGGACGGTGGGATCGTGCCGCCCGACTCGCTGTTCGCGGCGGCCGAGGGCCTGCAGGGTGTGACGATCGTCGAGGTGGTGCCGGGCGAGCTCGACGAGCCGCGGGGCGGTCTCTCCGTGGTGGTGCGGCCGGGGCTGCTGCGGCTGGAGTCGGGTGCGGGGATGGTGTACGAGGGTGTGCCGGACGGGATGTCGCTGCCCGCGGCCGAGGCGCTGGCCCGGCAGCTCGCGCCGCTCAGGATGGGCGGGGGCGACGACGACGAGCCGCTGCTGGCGAACCTGGACTTCACGGATCTGCTGAATCTGGGCGACGCGGGTTCGGTCGATGTGGCGCGGACCTGGCGGCCGCGGTCGGTCTCCGAGCGGCTCCGGGTGCCGATCGGTATCGGCGAGGACGGTCAGCCGGTGATGCTGGACCTGAAGGAGGCCGCGCAGGACGGCATGGGTCCGCACGGGCTGTGTGTCGGTGCCACGGGTTCCGGCAAGTCCGAGCTGCTGCGGACGCTGGTGCTGGGGCTCGCGGTCACGCACTCCTCGGAGACGCTGAACTTCGTGCTCGCGGACTTCAAGGGCGGTGCGACGTTCGCCGGGATGTCGCACATGCCGCATGTCGCGGCCGTCATCACCAACCTCGCGGACGACCTGACACTGGTCGACCGCATGGGGGACGCAATCCGCGGTGAGCTGCAGCGGCGGCAGGAGCTGCTGCGGTCGGCCGGCAACTACGCCAACATCCACGACTACGAGAAGGCGCGGGCGGCGGGTGCGGCGCTGGAGCCGCTGGCCTCGCTGGTCCTGGTCATCGACGAGTTCTCCGAACTCCTCACCGCCAAGCCCGACTTCATCGACATGTTCATCCAGATCGGCCGGATCGGGCGTTCGCTGGGTGTGCATCTGCTGCTCGCTTCGCAGCGCCTGGAGGAGGGCAAGCTGCGCGGTCTCGACACCTATCTCTCGTACCGGATCGGGCTGCGGACCTTCTCCGCCGCCGAGTCGCGTACGGCGCTCGGTGTGCCGGACGCGTACCACCTGCCGTCGGTGCCCGGTTCCGGCTATCTGAAGTTCGGTACGGACGAGATGACCCGGTTCAAGGCGGCGTATGTGTCGGGGACGTACCGCACGGGCGGCCCCGATCTGTCGGTGGGGGCGCTGCCGATCGAGCGCCGGCCCGCGCTGTTCAGCGCCCTTGAGGTGCCGGTGGTGTACGCGGCGCCCGACCCGGCGCATCTGGTGGCCGCCCGGGCGGGCTCGGACGACGACGCGCTGGCCGACACGGTGCTCGATGTGATCGTGCGCCGCCTGGAGGGGCAGGGGGTGCCCGCCCATCAGGTGTGGCTGCCGCCTCTGGACCGGGCGCCGACGCTGGACCAGCTGCTGCCGGGGCTCGCGCCGGCCGCCGAGCGGGGTTTCACGGCGACGGAGTACACCCGTCCGGGCGGGCTGACCGCGCCGCTCGGGCTGATCGACAAGCCCTTCGAGCAGCGGCGCGAGGTGCTGTACCAGGACTTCTCGGGCGCCGCGGGTCACATGATGGTCGTCGGCGGTCCGCAGTCCGGGAAGTCGACGCTGGTACGTACGCTCATCTCGTCGTTCGCCCTCACCCACACCCCGCACGAAGTGCAGTTCTACGGGCTGGACTTCGGTGGTGGCGGTCTGGTCTCGCTGGCGGATCTGCCGCATGTCGGCGGGATGGCCTCACGGCTTGACCCGGAGCGGGTGCGGCGTACGGTCGCCGAGGTCGCGGGTGTGCTGAACCGGCGCGAGGAGTTCTTCCGCGCCCACTCCATCGATTCCATCGCCACCTACCGGCGCAGGCGTGCCCTGGGCGAACTGCCCGGCGAGCCCTGGGGCGATGTCTTCCTGGTCGTGGACGGCTGGGGCGGTTTCCGGTCCGAGTACGAGAATCTGGAGCAGGTCGTCACCGACATCGCCTCGCGCGGGCTCGGTTACGGCATCCATGTCGTGATCACGGCGGCCCGTTACATGGAGGTGCGGGCCGCGCTGAAGGACCAGATCCTGGGCCGTCTGGAGCTGCGGCTCGGCGACGTCATGGACTCCGAGTTCGACCGGAAGGTCGCGGCCAATGTGCCGGCCGGTGTCCCGGGCCGGGGGCAGGTGGCGCAGAAGCTGCACTTCATGGGCGCGCTGCCGCGTATCGACGGTTCCAGCAGCGCCGCGGATCTCTCCGAGGGCACGGCCGCGTTCGTCGGGACGGTGAAAACGAACTGGGCGGGTCCCGCCGCGCCGGCCGTGCGGCTGCTGCCGCGCAAGCTGCCGGCCGATCAGCTGCCGAAGGGCTTCGAGTTCCCGCAGCGGGGCATCGCGATCGGTATCGACGAGACCGCTCTGGAGCCGGTGTTCGTCGACTTCGAGACCGATCCGTTCTTCCTGGTCTTCGGGGAGAGCGAGTCGGGCAAGACCAATCTGCTGCGGCTGATCGCGAAGCAGATCTCGGAGCGCTACTCCCCCGACGAGGCGAAGCTCGTCGTCGGTGACTACCGGCGGGGGCTGCTGGGCGCGCTGCCGGAGGGCCATCTGCTGGAGTACGCGCCGATGGCGAGCTCGATGCAGATGCACATGGAGGCGCTGGCGGGCGTGTTCGCGCGCCGGCAGCCGCCGACCGACGTCACGCCGCAGCAGCTGCGTGACCGCAGTTGGTGGACCGGTCCGCAGATCTTCATCATCGTCGACGACTACGACCTGGTGGCGACGAACGCGGGCAATCCGCTGGCCCCGCTGGCGGAGTACCTGCCGTTCGCCCGGGACACCGGGGTCCGCTTCGTCATCGCGCGGAACTCCGCCGGGGCCTCGCGGTCGATGTACGAGGCGTTCATGCAGCGCATCAAGGAGCTGGGGGCGCAGGGTGTCGTCCTCTCCGGTGACCCGGGCGAGGGCGATCTGATCGGTACGGTGCGCGGGCATGCGATGCCGCCGGGGCGCGGATACTTCGCCTCGCGGCGCCGGGGCAACCCGCTGGTGCAGATCGGGCGGCTGCCGGAGCAGCGCTGA
- a CDS encoding WXG100 family type VII secretion target: protein MGHDPNTKVKYETVQEMANRIRAVSRNIVKDLEEMDAALKVVTDTWDGVAHGEYVSLQGKYKGRAEHMKDRLEQVARIVENGKDSYRATDHRASRGFTEAY from the coding sequence ATGGGGCACGACCCGAACACGAAGGTCAAGTACGAGACCGTCCAGGAGATGGCCAACCGCATCCGCGCGGTGTCCAGGAACATCGTCAAGGACCTCGAAGAGATGGACGCCGCGCTCAAGGTCGTCACCGACACCTGGGACGGTGTGGCCCACGGTGAGTACGTGAGCCTGCAGGGCAAGTACAAGGGCCGGGCGGAGCACATGAAGGACCGCCTGGAGCAGGTTGCGAGGATCGTCGAGAACGGCAAGGACAGCTACCGCGCCACGGACCACAGGGCCTCGCGCGGCTTCACCGAGGCGTACTGA
- the mycP gene encoding type VII secretion-associated serine protease mycosin: MGYRKTAGAVAVAAALAALAGPGAAYAAEDTEGPGDLGIDGGGECTFPMKGQYEGRPWPLQRVLLDELWQDTKGKGVRVAVIDTGVDNDNPQLRTAVDASAGADYLKGGKSDGTVDEVGHGTKVAGIIAARPHKGTGFVGLAPEATIIPIRQNDEKNSGKDTTMATAIDHAIAEHAQVINISQDTTKALDETSTLGRAVARALAKNIVVVASAGNDGMDGRRKRTYPAAFAGVLAVASSDRNNERAPFSQAGDFVGVAAPGVDIVSTVPGYGQCTDNGTSFSAPYVAGVAALMRAKYPKWTAAQIVARIEQTAERSVTGHDDFVGWGVVDPVRALSGDDIPQDAAHPDPAPPKAPAPEPAQLSLSETPQERSERYATYALTAAAVLVGVIAGAATVVRDVRRRRVAR, from the coding sequence ATGGGGTACCGGAAGACGGCCGGCGCGGTGGCGGTCGCCGCCGCGCTGGCCGCACTGGCGGGGCCGGGGGCCGCATACGCGGCCGAGGACACCGAGGGGCCCGGTGACCTGGGCATAGACGGCGGCGGCGAGTGCACCTTCCCGATGAAGGGGCAGTACGAGGGCCGCCCCTGGCCGCTGCAGCGTGTTCTGCTGGACGAACTCTGGCAGGACACCAAGGGCAAGGGTGTACGCGTCGCGGTCATCGACACCGGCGTGGACAACGACAACCCGCAGCTGAGGACGGCCGTCGACGCATCGGCGGGCGCCGACTACCTCAAGGGTGGCAAGAGCGACGGCACGGTCGACGAGGTCGGCCACGGCACCAAGGTCGCCGGCATCATCGCCGCCCGCCCCCACAAGGGCACCGGATTCGTCGGACTGGCCCCCGAGGCCACGATCATCCCGATCCGCCAGAACGACGAGAAGAACAGCGGCAAGGACACCACGATGGCCACCGCGATCGACCACGCGATCGCCGAGCACGCCCAGGTCATCAACATTTCCCAGGACACGACCAAAGCCCTGGACGAGACGTCCACGCTGGGCCGGGCCGTGGCCAGGGCGCTCGCCAAGAACATCGTCGTGGTCGCCTCCGCGGGCAACGACGGCATGGACGGCAGACGGAAACGCACCTACCCGGCCGCCTTCGCCGGAGTCCTCGCCGTTGCCTCCTCCGACCGCAACAACGAGCGCGCCCCGTTCTCCCAGGCCGGCGATTTCGTCGGAGTCGCCGCCCCGGGCGTCGACATCGTCTCCACCGTCCCCGGCTACGGCCAGTGCACCGACAACGGCACCAGCTTCTCCGCCCCGTACGTCGCCGGGGTCGCCGCCCTGATGCGGGCCAAGTACCCGAAGTGGACGGCGGCCCAGATAGTCGCCCGGATCGAGCAGACCGCCGAACGCTCCGTCACCGGCCATGACGACTTCGTCGGCTGGGGCGTCGTCGACCCGGTCCGCGCCCTGTCCGGGGACGACATCCCGCAGGACGCCGCGCATCCGGACCCGGCACCGCCGAAGGCACCGGCCCCCGAGCCCGCGCAGCTGTCCCTGTCGGAGACCCCGCAGGAGCGCAGCGAGCGGTACGCCACCTACGCGCTGACCGCGGCAGCCGTCCTGGTCGGTGTGATCGCCGGGGCCGCGACGGTCGTCCGGGACGTCCGCCGAAGGCGCGTCGCGCGATGA
- a CDS encoding DUF397 domain-containing protein — translation MGTQQEKDELYALDISGVEWLSAPGTEEAEERVEIAHLPGGAVAMRSSLDPGTVLRYTEAEWRAFVLGARDGEFDLK, via the coding sequence ATGGGTACTCAGCAGGAGAAGGACGAGCTGTACGCACTCGACATCTCGGGGGTGGAGTGGCTGAGCGCGCCCGGTACCGAGGAGGCCGAGGAGCGCGTCGAGATCGCTCATCTGCCGGGTGGTGCCGTGGCGATGCGGTCCTCGCTGGATCCCGGGACGGTGCTGCGGTACACCGAGGCCGAGTGGCGGGCCTTCGTCCTGGGTGCGCGGGACGGCGAGTTCGACCTGAAGTAG
- the eccB gene encoding type VII secretion protein EccB, with protein MASRRDELNAYTFAKKRTVAAFLQPSPGGTEEGAPRPLRAVLPSVIVGALILAGFGAVGMFKPTAPKDWDKPATKVIVGKKSTTRYVVLTTGKGGKKKTLLHPVLNLASARLLLNPAEYDVVQVADDVLDAGKPPRGPILGIPYAPDRLPEAEDAGTAKRWAVCVQPGGKGNTVQKAAFVLGARDNGLTEGRNKLTGSQVFYVQGQDGARYLVDAKGTKYRIAETTADSGHLTNALVGSRQPQSVTDDWLATLHEGSPIVFPRIPGNVGAPAHVAGQLSAEENTVGMVLRTRTGEGASYYVVLEGKAQRVSEFTAWLLINSPQTAELNLEGEARAVGLQDFVPDTARFAGQAALWPAHRTEPPVNSAEGGSGSGSRDTVCSVLRKVDGSGRTTLSTWAGTAYPTSIAAGGTSTYVTPGSGLLYTQVRGRQTRPDGSLFLVTDTGLRYAVQANGDSDAGRSDIGTGDQQKQSDGRPEPSQAQSRLGYEKVMPALVPIEWSDFLSKGPRLDTNSARQRQGS; from the coding sequence ATGGCATCACGGCGGGATGAGCTCAACGCGTACACCTTCGCGAAGAAACGCACGGTGGCGGCCTTCCTCCAACCCTCGCCGGGCGGCACCGAGGAGGGCGCTCCGCGCCCGCTGCGCGCGGTGCTGCCGAGTGTGATCGTCGGGGCCCTGATCCTGGCGGGCTTCGGAGCCGTCGGCATGTTCAAGCCCACCGCTCCCAAGGACTGGGACAAGCCCGCCACCAAGGTGATCGTCGGCAAGAAGTCCACCACCCGCTACGTCGTGCTCACCACCGGCAAGGGCGGGAAGAAGAAGACCCTGCTGCACCCCGTGCTCAACCTCGCCTCGGCCCGGCTGCTGCTCAACCCGGCGGAGTACGACGTCGTCCAGGTCGCGGACGACGTCCTGGACGCGGGCAAGCCCCCGCGCGGACCGATCCTCGGCATTCCGTACGCCCCCGACCGGCTGCCCGAGGCCGAGGACGCCGGGACGGCGAAGCGGTGGGCCGTCTGCGTACAGCCCGGTGGCAAGGGCAACACCGTGCAGAAGGCCGCCTTCGTCCTCGGCGCACGTGACAACGGGCTGACCGAGGGCAGGAACAAGCTCACCGGCAGCCAGGTGTTCTACGTCCAGGGCCAGGACGGGGCCCGCTATCTCGTCGACGCCAAGGGCACCAAGTACCGCATCGCCGAGACCACCGCCGACAGCGGCCATCTGACCAACGCCCTGGTCGGGAGCAGGCAGCCGCAGTCCGTCACCGACGACTGGCTGGCCACCCTGCACGAGGGCAGCCCCATCGTCTTCCCGCGGATCCCCGGAAACGTCGGTGCCCCGGCACATGTCGCGGGGCAGCTCTCCGCCGAGGAGAACACGGTCGGCATGGTCCTCAGGACCAGGACCGGCGAAGGCGCCAGTTACTACGTGGTGCTCGAAGGAAAGGCCCAGCGCGTCTCCGAGTTCACCGCCTGGCTGCTGATCAACTCACCGCAGACGGCCGAGCTGAACCTGGAGGGCGAGGCACGCGCCGTCGGCCTCCAGGACTTCGTGCCCGACACGGCGCGCTTCGCCGGCCAGGCCGCACTCTGGCCGGCCCATCGGACCGAGCCCCCGGTGAACTCCGCCGAGGGCGGCAGCGGCAGCGGCAGCCGCGACACTGTCTGCAGCGTGCTGCGCAAGGTGGACGGCTCGGGCCGGACCACCCTGAGCACCTGGGCGGGCACCGCGTACCCCACCTCCATCGCCGCCGGTGGCACCAGCACCTACGTCACCCCCGGCAGCGGCCTGCTCTACACCCAGGTCCGGGGCCGGCAGACCAGGCCCGACGGATCGCTCTTCCTGGTGACCGACACCGGACTGCGCTACGCGGTCCAGGCGAACGGCGACAGCGACGCCGGCCGCTCCGACATCGGCACCGGCGACCAGCAGAAACAGTCGGACGGCCGCCCCGAGCCCAGCCAGGCGCAGAGCAGGCTCGGATACGAGAAGGTGATGCCCGCCCTCGTACCGATCGAATGGTCGGACTTCCTGTCCAAGGGCCCCAGGCTGGACACCAACAGCGCTCGCCAGCGCCAGGGTTCATGA